The stretch of DNA tgagttatttgacGTACAGGGAAAAGGTTTCATAGGACCCTTCCCGCCTTCAAACTCAAACACCTACATCCTTGTGGTAGTAGATTATGTGTCTaaatgggttgaagcaatagcaacacccactaatgacaccaGATTAGTAATGAAGTTCCTCTAAAAGAatatctttagcagatttggtgtccttAGGACACTAATCAATGATGGAGGTACTCATTTCTACAACAAATAGTTGGATTCTGTCTTGAGCCATTACGGAGTTTGCCATATAGTAGCAACACGGTATCATCCCcaaacaaatgggcaagctaaagtctcaaatagagaactaaagtGAATCCTAGAGAGGACAGTAAGCGCCTTTAGAAAAGATTGGACTagaaagcttgatgatgctctatgggcatacagaacagctttcaaaacCCCTATTGAAACATCACCataccagctggtgtatggGAAATCCTATTATTTTCCAGTGGAACTAGAACATAAAGCCTATTGGGCTAACAGGTTCCTCAAACTTGATGCTAAAGCAGCTGGAGAGAAACGGCTGCTCCAGCTAAAAGATTTGGACGAATTCCGCTTAGATGCATTTGAGAATGCAAAGATCTATAAGAAAAAGGCAAAGAGGTGGCATAACAGGAAGATAGCTTCCAAAGTCTTTGAACCAGGACAGAAAGTCCTGCTCTTCAACTcaaggctcagattattccctggaaaactcaaatcccgcTGGAAGGGaccgtatgtgattacaagagTATCACCTTACGAACACATAGAACTTCAAGGTAAAGATCCTCAGAACGGGTTCACTgtcaatagacagagaattaagcattatcttgaaggagATATAGAGCCAGGAGGCTCAACACTGTTACTAAGCTAAGtatagtaaagtccagctaaagacattaaagaagcgcttgttgggaggcaacccaatgattCCTTATATGTTATTAATTCTCTAATTACTTCTAGTTtaattagttttctttttaataagttttttattatgttttctttttctatcttttttaaatatctttatctttctattatgattattttcaaaaatccctCCCCCATCCCTCTATATATGCATGTTCGTGCCCCTCTCCCTCACTCACCACCTCTCATTCGAAttctactctcttttttttcatctatttctctcttctacttcttcctttcttaacttttgctcgaggacgagcaaatcttctaagtttggtgtggaaggAG from Arachis duranensis cultivar V14167 chromosome 4, aradu.V14167.gnm2.J7QH, whole genome shotgun sequence encodes:
- the LOC107483968 gene encoding uncharacterized protein LOC107483968, whose amino-acid sequence is MCLQKRHREFYSTAIAQTVEDTLEVSGQPPRTAFKTPIETSPYQLVYGKSYYFPVELEHKAYWANRFLKLDAKAAGEKRLLQLKDLDEFRLDAFENAKIYKKKAKRWHNRKIASKVFEPGQKVLLFNSRLRLFPGKLKSRWKGPYVITRVSPYEHIELQGKDPQNGFTVNRQRIKHYLEGDIEPGGSTLLLS